The Pelodiscus sinensis isolate JC-2024 chromosome 10, ASM4963464v1, whole genome shotgun sequence genome has a segment encoding these proteins:
- the ANKUB1 gene encoding protein ANKUB1 isoform X3, with the protein MWGGRCSRVLTAVAAWAVPCRPWPAWCVGGPWQCLEREAHSSGCLHAGKDYFNIPLSEDKQGRQYLDLIYAGAILKDSWILADVGISVSSTIKCVVKEEDKPVLYIYNVVTQEKVPIEGSISLLATKVSLLKTLVTLKCGLPNSVYCFRTPEGREMYDCNTLNDYQLDIGSTLRLDVWDGWKEFLTGCLLGNKHIVQRFLSDEEPVLKYQKRVALYVAAFFGHLELTAWILKQGVSPYEAVGVHPYREWCQETHHPDITKCPVHAAAEAGQLIILKAFVNYSVLCLQCQNPEGKIPLNVCIKHKHKDCVQYLVTKMWSVVSYPNFSLPMKIYIKLKQWLLRAQNHIPTLKWFNQATVFRTRVGDTVIVDGFTKTKMTSKARIKAAGNKNYKLPNLTDQTPHEKNSCPLTVTKENQKLIKLKLPPLDEVNKLHNKLRLHQKKNIRKKSAQPRKDGSMDQNMCLAKVPLPSISSFRNLRPPFYYSTPNAKLLLNSSSDSFSEHHGRTPRDNAIYCLAIARLLNYNWHFLGSYK; encoded by the exons GATTACTTCAACATTCCACTTTCTGAAGACAAACAAGGTAGACAGTATTTGGATTTGATCTATGCAGGAGCAATACTGAAGGATAGCTGGATTCTTGCTGATGTGGGGATATCAGTTTCCTCAACTATTAAATGTGTTGTTAAG GAAGAAGACAAACCAGTTCTCTACATATACAATGTTGTAACCCAAGAGAAAGTGCCCATTGAGGGGAGTATTTCTCTTCTTGCTACAAAAGTGTCTCTTTTGAAAACCTTGGTAACCTTGAAATGTGGCCTTCCAAATAGCGTTTATTGTTTTAGGACTCCAGAAGGCAGGGAGATGTATGACTGCAACACACTGAACGATTACCAGTTAGATATAG GTTCAACACTTCGCCTAGATGTGTGGGATGGATGGAAAGAATTTCTGACTGGATGTCTTTTAGGAAACAAGCATATAGTCCAACGCTTCCTTTCTGATGAAGAACCAGTACTCAA ataTCAAAAAAGGGTGGCTCTTTACGTGGCAGCATTTTTTGGCCACCTTGAGCTCACAGCATGGATCCTGAAACAGGGAGTGAGCCCCTATGAGGCAGTAGGTGTTCATCCCTACCGAGAATGGTGTCAGGAAACACATCATCCAGACATAACTAAATGTCCAGTTcatgcagctgcagaagcaggccAACTAATTATACTGAAGGCCTTTGTCAATTACAGTGTGTTGTGCCTACAGTGCCAAAATCCAGAAGGGAAAATTCCTCTGAACGTGTGTATCAAGCACAAACATAAGGATTGTGTGCAATATTTAGTTACCAAAATGTGGTCAGTCGTTTCTTATCCTAATTTTTCACTTCCCATGAAGATCTACATTAAATTAAAGCAATGGCTGCTTAGGGCTCAGAATCACATACCTACCCTGAAATGGTTTAACCAAGCTACAGTCTTCAGAACACGCGTGGGGGACACTGTTATCGTGGATGGCTTTACAAAGACAAAAATGACTTCCAAAGCCAGGATCAAGGCAGCAGGCAATAAGAACTATAAGTTACCAAACCTAACTGATCAAACTCCACATGAGAAAAATTCATGTCCCTTGACAGTTACAAAGGAGAACCAAAAACTAATAAAACTCAAATTACCTCCATTGGATGAGGTGAATAAACTCCATAACAAACTTAGACTTCACCAAAAGAAGAATATTAGAAAGAAGTCTGCTCAGCCTAGAAAAGATGGAAGTATGGACCAAAATATGTGTTTAGCTAAAGTTCCTCTGCCCTCTATTTCTAGCTTCAGAAATTTACGCCCTCCTTTCTACTATTCAACACCTAATGCTAAATTACTCTTAAACTCCTCCTCTGATTCTTTCTCAGAACACCATGGAAGAACTCCAAGAGATAATGCAATCTACTGTTTAGCTATTGCCAG ACTACTGAATTATAATTGGCACTTTCTTGGAAGTTACAAGTAG